In a single window of the Salmo trutta chromosome 23, fSalTru1.1, whole genome shotgun sequence genome:
- the LOC115159180 gene encoding cryptic protein-like: MVAIMKLVGTTDWDSKRFNISVNTPASWSAILSKCTVGCEGSECTKTIEVLTKTVDSGNTIQQNADYLNQFKEINSPAGDRKHCDVGLVLPFIGLTGSPKQSRNCCKNGGACILGSFCFIGRSCEYDERVRIIPHGEGVQNGCSYCRCGFGVLHCFPQVFHEDCDEDQEVRWFRSMGVADQAS, from the exons ATGGTGGCCATCATGAAGcttgtggggacaacagactgggatagtaAGAGATTTAATATATCTgtgaacacaccagccagctggtcggcgatactttccaaatgcactgtag GCTGTGAAGGATCTGAATGCACCAAAACCATAGAGGTATTGACCAAAACGGTAGACTCTGGGAATACGATCCAGCAAAACGCTGATTACCTGAACCAGTTCAAAGAGATTAACTCTCCTGCTGGGGACAGAAAACATTGTGATGTGGGCTTGGTCTTACCCTTCATCGGCCTCACTGGAA GTCCAAAGCAGAGTCGAAACTGTTGTAAAAATGGTGGCGCCTGTATTTTGGGAAGCTTTTGCTTCATCGGCAGGAGCTGTGAATACGACGAACGCGTCAG GATCATTCCCCATGGAGAGGGGGTGCAGAATGGCTGCTCATACTGCAGGTGTGGATTTGGGGTCCTGCACTGTTTCCCTCAGGTGTTCCATGAAGACTGTG ATGAGGACCAGGAAGTCCGCTGGTTTCGTTCGATGGGTGTTGCAGACCAA GCCAGTTGA